A section of the Peromyscus eremicus unplaced genomic scaffold, PerEre_H2_v1 PerEre#2#chrX_unloc_1, whole genome shotgun sequence genome encodes:
- the LOC131900992 gene encoding vomeronasal type-2 receptor 116-like isoform X2, which yields MEKLCALLISLLLLKFSLILYSWTETSCFWRIKHDEEDGGGLRNACQFLLYLSPEPPEEDLYNNMTDFIVPTEKFEFFLALIFATEEINRNPYLLPNMSLLFSILVGMCSNTTNVIDLIHSPQYILPLHPNYSCRKSTCDISLIGPSWSTSIKMTTLIKSPKIFFGPFHPILSDNVLFPYIYQIAHKDTCLPKAMVSLMLYYTWTWVGLVVSDDDQGIQFLSDIREEMQKNEICLAFVNVTTDNMQLYTARAGIYDKQIMASSAKVVIIYGEMNSTLEVSFRRWGYLGVQRIWVTTSQWDVNTSKRDFSLDLFQGTVTFAHHHGKVFKFRNFMKIVDISKYPVDISQMRTKWNYYNCSVSETNFSSMNYYSFNTTLEWLSQHKFDMVMSAEGYNLYNAVYAVAHTYHEIIYQGIESLRTAKLRGLFRSCHQVASLLKKSVFTNPFGELVDMNLRGKLCADYDIYNIWNFPQGFGLKVKLGGYSSYFPQSQQLHISENLERTMGAALLPTSTCSVACTPGFRKFHQEHTADCCFDCAWCPENEVSNDSADVDQCVRCPEDQYSNPEHTRCLQRHVSFLAYEDPLGMTLACMSLCFSALTALVLGAFVKYNNTPIVKANNRILSYILLISITICFLCSLLFIGHPHIVTCILQQTTFGVFFTVAVSTVLAKTITVVLAFKLMTPGKRMRGILVSGAPKFVIPICTLIQLILCGIWLVTAPPFIDTDTHSEHGQIIIVCSKGSAIAFHFVLGYLGSLALGSFTVAFLARNLPDRFNEAKFLTFSMLVFCSVWVTFLPVYHSTKGKVMVAVEVLSILASSAGLLGCIFVPKCYVIFMRPDLNSLQKFRDKSLY from the exons ATGGAGAAGCTGTGTGCTCTCCTGATTTCCCTCTTGCTCCTGAAGTTTTCTCTCATCTTGTACAGTTGGACAGAAACCAGCTGCTTTTGGAGAATAAAGCATGATGAAGAGGATGGTGGAGGTTTGAGGAATGCCTGTCAGTTTTTACTCTACTTGTCTCCAGAACCACCCGAGGAAGATTTGTATAATAATATGACGGATTTTAT AGTACCGACAGAGAAATTCGAGTTTTTTCTGGCATTGATTTTTGCTACTGAAGAGATCAACAGGAACCCTTATCTTTTACCCAACATGTCTTTGCTATTTTCCATCCTTGTTGGAATGTGTTCTAATACAACAAATGTAATCGATCTAATACATTCACCACAATACATTCTTCCATTACATCCTAATTATAGCTGTAGAAAATCTACATGTGATATATCACTTATAGGACCATCATGGAGTACATCTATAAAAATGACAACCCTTATCAAATCTCCAAAG attttctttggACCATTTCACCCTATCCTAAGTGATAATGTCCTATTTCCCTATATCTACCAGATAGCACACAAGGATACATGTTTGCCCAAGGCCATGGTCTCTTTGATGCTTTATTATACATGGACCTGGGTAGGGCTGGTTGTCTCAGATGATGACCAGGGAATTCAGTTTCTCTCAGACATAAGAGAAGAGATGCAAAAAAATGAAATCTGCTTAGCTTTTGTGAATGTGACCACAGATAACATGCAATTATACACAGCAAGGGCTGGAATCTATGATAAACAAATCATGGCATCATCAGCAAAGGTTGTTATTATTTATGGTGAAATGAACTCTACCCTAGAAGTGAGCTTCAGAAGGTGGGGCTATTTAGGTGTACAGAGAATCTGGGTCACCACCTCACAATGGGATGTCAACACAAGTAAGAGAGATTTCAGCCTTGACCTCTTCCAAGGGACTGTCACTTTTGCACACCACCATGGAAAGGTTTTCAAATTTAGGAATTTTATGAAAATAGTGGACATTTCCAAATATCCAGTAGACATTTCTCAGATGAGAACAAAGTGGAATTATTATAACTGTTCAGTCTCTGAGACCAACTTTAGCTCAATGAATTATTATTCATTCAACACTACATTAGAGTGGTTATCACAACACAAATTTGACATGGTCATGAGTGCAGAAGGTTACAATTTATACAATGCTGTGTATGCTGTTGCCCACACCTACCATGAAATTATTTATCAAGGAATAGAGTCTCTGCGTACAGCCAAACTCAGAGGATTATTCCGTAGCTGTCATCAG GTGGCTTCTTTGCTGAAGAAGAGTGTATTTACTAACCCTTTTGGAGAGCTGGTGGACATGAATCTGAGAGGAAAACTGTGTGCAGACTATGACATATACAACATTTGGAATTTCCCACAAGGTTTTGGATTGAAGGTGAAATTAGGAGGTTATTCCTCCTATTTCCCACAGAGCCAACAACTGCACATTTCTGAAAACTTGGAGAGGACCATGGGAGCAGCACTG ctTCCAACTTCTACATGCAGTGTGGCATGCACTCCTGGATTCAGGAAATTTCATCAGGAACACACAGCAGACTGCTGCTTTgactgtgcctggtgcccagagaatGAGGTTTCCAATGA ttctgcaGATGTGGATCAGTGTGTTCGCTGTCCAGAGGATCAGTATTCCAACCCAGAGCACACACGCTGCCTGCAAAGACATGTCTCCTTTCTAGCTTATGAAGACCCATTGGGGATGACTCTGGCCTGCATGTCCCTGTGCTTCTCTGCTCTCACGGCTCTTGTTCTTGGTGCTTTTGTGAAGTATAATAACACTCCCATAGTGAAGGCCAACAACCGCATTCTCAGCTACATCCTACTGATCTCCATCACAATCTGTTTCCTCTGTTCATTGCTCTTCATTGGGCATCCCCACATAGTGACCTGCATCCTTCAGCAGACCACATTTGGAGTATTTTTCACAGTGGCTGTGTCTACAGTCTTGGCCAAGACTATTACAGTTGTCTTGGCCTTCAAGCTCATGACTCCAGGAAAAAGAATGAGAGGGATACTGGTATCAGGGGCACCTAAATTTGTCATTCCCATCTGTACCTTGATCCAACTCATTCTCTGTGGAATCTGGCTGGTCACAGCCCCTCCCTTTAttgacacagatacacactctgAGCATGGACAGATTATCATTGTGTGCAGCAAAGGCTCAGCTATTGCATTCCATTTTGTCTTGGGATACTTGGGCTCCTTGGCTCTGGGGAGCTTCACTGTGGCTTTCTTGGCCCGGAATCTTCCTGACAGATTTAATGAAGCTAAATTCCTGACCttcagcatgctggtgttctgcagtgtctgggtcaccttcctccctgtctaccacagcaccaaggggaaggtcatggtggctgtggaggtcCTCTCCATCTTGGCCTCCAGTGCAGGGTTGTTAGGGTGCATCTTTGTCCCAAAATGTTATGTTATTTTCATGAGACCAGATTTAAATTCTCTTCAAAAGTTCAGAGATAAATCACTTTACTGA
- the LOC131900992 gene encoding vomeronasal type-2 receptor 116-like isoform X4 encodes MEKLCALLISLLLLKFSLILYSWTETSCFWRIKHDEEDGGGLRNACQFLLYLSPEPPEEDLYNNMTDFIVPTEKFEFFLALIFATEEINRNPYLLPNMSLLFSILVGMCSNTTNVIDLIHSPQYILPLHPNYSCRKSTCDISLIGPSWSTSIKMTTLIKSPKIFFGPFHPILSDNVLFPYIYQIAHKDTCLPKAMVSLMLYYTWTWVGLVVSDDDQGIQFLSDIREEMQKNEICLAFVNVTTDNMQLYTARAGIYDKQIMASSAKVVIIYGEMNSTLEVSFRRWGYLGVQRIWVTTSQWDVNTSKRDFSLDLFQGTVTFAHHHGKVFKFRNFMKIVDISKYPVDISQMRTKWNYYNCSVSETNFSSMNYYSFNTTLEWLSQHKFDMVMSAEGYNLYNAVYAVAHTYHEIIYQGIESLRTAKLRGLFRSCHQVASLLKKSVFTNPFGELVDMNLRGKLCADYDIYNIWNFPQGFGLKVKLGGYSSYFPQSQQLHISENLERTMGAALLPTSTCSVACTPGFRKFHQEHTADCCFDCAWCPENEVSNETPTDVDQCVRCPEDQYSNPEHTRCLQRHVSFLAYEDPLGMTLACMSLCFSALTALVLGAFVKYNNTPIVKANNRILSYILLISITICFLCSLLFIGHPHIVTCILQQTTFGVFFTVAVSTVLAKTITVVLAFKLMTPGKRMRGILVSGAPKFVIPICTLIQLILCGIWLVTAPPFIDTDTHSEHGQIIIVCSKGSAIAFHFVLGYLGSLALGSFTVAFLARNLPDRFNEAKFLTFSMLVFCSVWVTFLPVYHSTKGKVMVAVEVLSILASSAGLLGCIFVPKCYVIFMRPDLNSLQKFRDKSLY; translated from the exons ATGGAGAAGCTGTGTGCTCTCCTGATTTCCCTCTTGCTCCTGAAGTTTTCTCTCATCTTGTACAGTTGGACAGAAACCAGCTGCTTTTGGAGAATAAAGCATGATGAAGAGGATGGTGGAGGTTTGAGGAATGCCTGTCAGTTTTTACTCTACTTGTCTCCAGAACCACCCGAGGAAGATTTGTATAATAATATGACGGATTTTAT AGTACCGACAGAGAAATTCGAGTTTTTTCTGGCATTGATTTTTGCTACTGAAGAGATCAACAGGAACCCTTATCTTTTACCCAACATGTCTTTGCTATTTTCCATCCTTGTTGGAATGTGTTCTAATACAACAAATGTAATCGATCTAATACATTCACCACAATACATTCTTCCATTACATCCTAATTATAGCTGTAGAAAATCTACATGTGATATATCACTTATAGGACCATCATGGAGTACATCTATAAAAATGACAACCCTTATCAAATCTCCAAAG attttctttggACCATTTCACCCTATCCTAAGTGATAATGTCCTATTTCCCTATATCTACCAGATAGCACACAAGGATACATGTTTGCCCAAGGCCATGGTCTCTTTGATGCTTTATTATACATGGACCTGGGTAGGGCTGGTTGTCTCAGATGATGACCAGGGAATTCAGTTTCTCTCAGACATAAGAGAAGAGATGCAAAAAAATGAAATCTGCTTAGCTTTTGTGAATGTGACCACAGATAACATGCAATTATACACAGCAAGGGCTGGAATCTATGATAAACAAATCATGGCATCATCAGCAAAGGTTGTTATTATTTATGGTGAAATGAACTCTACCCTAGAAGTGAGCTTCAGAAGGTGGGGCTATTTAGGTGTACAGAGAATCTGGGTCACCACCTCACAATGGGATGTCAACACAAGTAAGAGAGATTTCAGCCTTGACCTCTTCCAAGGGACTGTCACTTTTGCACACCACCATGGAAAGGTTTTCAAATTTAGGAATTTTATGAAAATAGTGGACATTTCCAAATATCCAGTAGACATTTCTCAGATGAGAACAAAGTGGAATTATTATAACTGTTCAGTCTCTGAGACCAACTTTAGCTCAATGAATTATTATTCATTCAACACTACATTAGAGTGGTTATCACAACACAAATTTGACATGGTCATGAGTGCAGAAGGTTACAATTTATACAATGCTGTGTATGCTGTTGCCCACACCTACCATGAAATTATTTATCAAGGAATAGAGTCTCTGCGTACAGCCAAACTCAGAGGATTATTCCGTAGCTGTCATCAG GTGGCTTCTTTGCTGAAGAAGAGTGTATTTACTAACCCTTTTGGAGAGCTGGTGGACATGAATCTGAGAGGAAAACTGTGTGCAGACTATGACATATACAACATTTGGAATTTCCCACAAGGTTTTGGATTGAAGGTGAAATTAGGAGGTTATTCCTCCTATTTCCCACAGAGCCAACAACTGCACATTTCTGAAAACTTGGAGAGGACCATGGGAGCAGCACTG ctTCCAACTTCTACATGCAGTGTGGCATGCACTCCTGGATTCAGGAAATTTCATCAGGAACACACAGCAGACTGCTGCTTTgactgtgcctggtgcccagagaatGAGGTTTCCAATGAGACTC CAACAG ATGTGGATCAGTGTGTTCGCTGTCCAGAGGATCAGTATTCCAACCCAGAGCACACACGCTGCCTGCAAAGACATGTCTCCTTTCTAGCTTATGAAGACCCATTGGGGATGACTCTGGCCTGCATGTCCCTGTGCTTCTCTGCTCTCACGGCTCTTGTTCTTGGTGCTTTTGTGAAGTATAATAACACTCCCATAGTGAAGGCCAACAACCGCATTCTCAGCTACATCCTACTGATCTCCATCACAATCTGTTTCCTCTGTTCATTGCTCTTCATTGGGCATCCCCACATAGTGACCTGCATCCTTCAGCAGACCACATTTGGAGTATTTTTCACAGTGGCTGTGTCTACAGTCTTGGCCAAGACTATTACAGTTGTCTTGGCCTTCAAGCTCATGACTCCAGGAAAAAGAATGAGAGGGATACTGGTATCAGGGGCACCTAAATTTGTCATTCCCATCTGTACCTTGATCCAACTCATTCTCTGTGGAATCTGGCTGGTCACAGCCCCTCCCTTTAttgacacagatacacactctgAGCATGGACAGATTATCATTGTGTGCAGCAAAGGCTCAGCTATTGCATTCCATTTTGTCTTGGGATACTTGGGCTCCTTGGCTCTGGGGAGCTTCACTGTGGCTTTCTTGGCCCGGAATCTTCCTGACAGATTTAATGAAGCTAAATTCCTGACCttcagcatgctggtgttctgcagtgtctgggtcaccttcctccctgtctaccacagcaccaaggggaaggtcatggtggctgtggaggtcCTCTCCATCTTGGCCTCCAGTGCAGGGTTGTTAGGGTGCATCTTTGTCCCAAAATGTTATGTTATTTTCATGAGACCAGATTTAAATTCTCTTCAAAAGTTCAGAGATAAATCACTTTACTGA
- the LOC131900992 gene encoding vomeronasal type-2 receptor 116-like isoform X1, translating to MEKLCALLISLLLLKFSLILYSWTETSCFWRIKHDEEDGGGLRNACQFLLYLSPEPPEEDLYNNMTDFIVPTEKFEFFLALIFATEEINRNPYLLPNMSLLFSILVGMCSNTTNVIDLIHSPQYILPLHPNYSCRKSTCDISLIGPSWSTSIKMTTLIKSPKIFFGPFHPILSDNVLFPYIYQIAHKDTCLPKAMVSLMLYYTWTWVGLVVSDDDQGIQFLSDIREEMQKNEICLAFVNVTTDNMQLYTARAGIYDKQIMASSAKVVIIYGEMNSTLEVSFRRWGYLGVQRIWVTTSQWDVNTSKRDFSLDLFQGTVTFAHHHGKVFKFRNFMKIVDISKYPVDISQMRTKWNYYNCSVSETNFSSMNYYSFNTTLEWLSQHKFDMVMSAEGYNLYNAVYAVAHTYHEIIYQGIESLRTAKLRGLFRSCHQVASLLKKSVFTNPFGELVDMNLRGKLCADYDIYNIWNFPQGFGLKVKLGGYSSYFPQSQQLHISENLERTMGAALVSTPSSTCSVACTPGFRKFHQEHTADCCFDCAWCPENEVSNETHVDQCVRCPEDQYSNPEHTRCLQRHVSFLAYEDPLGMTLACMSLCFSALTALVLGAFVKYNNTPIVKANNRILSYILLISITICFLCSLLFIGHPHIVTCILQQTTFGVFFTVAVSTVLAKTITVVLAFKLMTPGKRMRGILVSGAPKFVIPICTLIQLILCGIWLVTAPPFIDTDTHSEHGQIIIVCSKGSAIAFHFVLGYLGSLALGSFTVAFLARNLPDRFNEAKFLTFSMLVFCSVWVTFLPVYHSTKGKVMVAVEVLSILASSAGLLGCIFVPKCYVIFMRPDLNSLQKFRDKSLY from the exons ATGGAGAAGCTGTGTGCTCTCCTGATTTCCCTCTTGCTCCTGAAGTTTTCTCTCATCTTGTACAGTTGGACAGAAACCAGCTGCTTTTGGAGAATAAAGCATGATGAAGAGGATGGTGGAGGTTTGAGGAATGCCTGTCAGTTTTTACTCTACTTGTCTCCAGAACCACCCGAGGAAGATTTGTATAATAATATGACGGATTTTAT AGTACCGACAGAGAAATTCGAGTTTTTTCTGGCATTGATTTTTGCTACTGAAGAGATCAACAGGAACCCTTATCTTTTACCCAACATGTCTTTGCTATTTTCCATCCTTGTTGGAATGTGTTCTAATACAACAAATGTAATCGATCTAATACATTCACCACAATACATTCTTCCATTACATCCTAATTATAGCTGTAGAAAATCTACATGTGATATATCACTTATAGGACCATCATGGAGTACATCTATAAAAATGACAACCCTTATCAAATCTCCAAAG attttctttggACCATTTCACCCTATCCTAAGTGATAATGTCCTATTTCCCTATATCTACCAGATAGCACACAAGGATACATGTTTGCCCAAGGCCATGGTCTCTTTGATGCTTTATTATACATGGACCTGGGTAGGGCTGGTTGTCTCAGATGATGACCAGGGAATTCAGTTTCTCTCAGACATAAGAGAAGAGATGCAAAAAAATGAAATCTGCTTAGCTTTTGTGAATGTGACCACAGATAACATGCAATTATACACAGCAAGGGCTGGAATCTATGATAAACAAATCATGGCATCATCAGCAAAGGTTGTTATTATTTATGGTGAAATGAACTCTACCCTAGAAGTGAGCTTCAGAAGGTGGGGCTATTTAGGTGTACAGAGAATCTGGGTCACCACCTCACAATGGGATGTCAACACAAGTAAGAGAGATTTCAGCCTTGACCTCTTCCAAGGGACTGTCACTTTTGCACACCACCATGGAAAGGTTTTCAAATTTAGGAATTTTATGAAAATAGTGGACATTTCCAAATATCCAGTAGACATTTCTCAGATGAGAACAAAGTGGAATTATTATAACTGTTCAGTCTCTGAGACCAACTTTAGCTCAATGAATTATTATTCATTCAACACTACATTAGAGTGGTTATCACAACACAAATTTGACATGGTCATGAGTGCAGAAGGTTACAATTTATACAATGCTGTGTATGCTGTTGCCCACACCTACCATGAAATTATTTATCAAGGAATAGAGTCTCTGCGTACAGCCAAACTCAGAGGATTATTCCGTAGCTGTCATCAG GTGGCTTCTTTGCTGAAGAAGAGTGTATTTACTAACCCTTTTGGAGAGCTGGTGGACATGAATCTGAGAGGAAAACTGTGTGCAGACTATGACATATACAACATTTGGAATTTCCCACAAGGTTTTGGATTGAAGGTGAAATTAGGAGGTTATTCCTCCTATTTCCCACAGAGCCAACAACTGCACATTTCTGAAAACTTGGAGAGGACCATGGGAGCAGCACTGGTGAGTACACCATC TTCTACATGCAGTGTGGCATGCACTCCTGGATTCAGGAAATTTCATCAGGAACACACAGCAGACTGCTGCTTTgactgtgcctggtgcccagagaatGAGGTTTCCAATGAGACTC ATGTGGATCAGTGTGTTCGCTGTCCAGAGGATCAGTATTCCAACCCAGAGCACACACGCTGCCTGCAAAGACATGTCTCCTTTCTAGCTTATGAAGACCCATTGGGGATGACTCTGGCCTGCATGTCCCTGTGCTTCTCTGCTCTCACGGCTCTTGTTCTTGGTGCTTTTGTGAAGTATAATAACACTCCCATAGTGAAGGCCAACAACCGCATTCTCAGCTACATCCTACTGATCTCCATCACAATCTGTTTCCTCTGTTCATTGCTCTTCATTGGGCATCCCCACATAGTGACCTGCATCCTTCAGCAGACCACATTTGGAGTATTTTTCACAGTGGCTGTGTCTACAGTCTTGGCCAAGACTATTACAGTTGTCTTGGCCTTCAAGCTCATGACTCCAGGAAAAAGAATGAGAGGGATACTGGTATCAGGGGCACCTAAATTTGTCATTCCCATCTGTACCTTGATCCAACTCATTCTCTGTGGAATCTGGCTGGTCACAGCCCCTCCCTTTAttgacacagatacacactctgAGCATGGACAGATTATCATTGTGTGCAGCAAAGGCTCAGCTATTGCATTCCATTTTGTCTTGGGATACTTGGGCTCCTTGGCTCTGGGGAGCTTCACTGTGGCTTTCTTGGCCCGGAATCTTCCTGACAGATTTAATGAAGCTAAATTCCTGACCttcagcatgctggtgttctgcagtgtctgggtcaccttcctccctgtctaccacagcaccaaggggaaggtcatggtggctgtggaggtcCTCTCCATCTTGGCCTCCAGTGCAGGGTTGTTAGGGTGCATCTTTGTCCCAAAATGTTATGTTATTTTCATGAGACCAGATTTAAATTCTCTTCAAAAGTTCAGAGATAAATCACTTTACTGA
- the LOC131900992 gene encoding vomeronasal type-2 receptor 116-like isoform X5 yields MEKLCALLISLLLLKFSLILYSWTETSCFWRIKHDEEDGGGLRNACQFLLYLSPEPPEEDLYNNMTDFMVAGSKFEFFLALIFATEEINRNPYLLPNMSLLFSILVGMCSNTTNVIDLIHSPQYILPLHPNYSCRKSTCDISLIGPSWSTSIKMTTLIKSPKIFFGPFHPILSDNVLFPYIYQIAHKDTCLPKAMVSLMLYYTWTWVGLVVSDDDQGIQFLSDIREEMQKNEICLAFVNVTTDNMQLYTARAGIYDKQIMASSAKVVIIYGEMNSTLEVSFRRWGYLGVQRIWVTTSQWDVNTSKRDFSLDLFQGTVTFAHHHGKVFKFRNFMKIVDISKYPVDISQMRTKWNYYNCSVSETNFSSMNYYSFNTTLEWLSQHKFDMVMSAEGYNLYNAVYAVAHTYHEIIYQGIESLRTAKLRGLFRSCHQVASLLKKSVFTNPFGELVDMNLRGKLCADYDIYNIWNFPQGFGLKVKLGGYSSYFPQSQQLHISENLERTMGAALLPTSTCSVACTPGFRKFHQEHTADCCFDCAWCPENEVSNETADVDQCVRCPEDQYSNPEHTRCLQRHVSFLAYEDPLGMTLACMSLCFSALTALVLGAFVKYNNTPIVKANNRILSYILLISITICFLCSLLFIGHPHIVTCILQQTTFGVFFTVAVSTVLAKTITVVLAFKLMTPGKRMRGILVSGAPKFVIPICTLIQLILCGIWLVTAPPFIDTDTHSEHGQIIIVCSKGSAIAFHFVLGYLGSLALGSFTVAFLARNLPDRFNEAKFLTFSMLVFCSVWVTFLPVYHSTKGKVMVAVEVLSILASSAGLLGCIFVPKCYVIFMRPDLNSLQKFRDKSLY; encoded by the exons ATGGAGAAGCTGTGTGCTCTCCTGATTTCCCTCTTGCTCCTGAAGTTTTCTCTCATCTTGTACAGTTGGACAGAAACCAGCTGCTTTTGGAGAATAAAGCATGATGAAGAGGATGGTGGAGGTTTGAGGAATGCCTGTCAGTTTTTACTCTACTTGTCTCCAGAACCACCCGAGGAAGATTTGTATAATAATATGACGGATTTTAT ggtggctggcagt AAATTCGAGTTTTTTCTGGCATTGATTTTTGCTACTGAAGAGATCAACAGGAACCCTTATCTTTTACCCAACATGTCTTTGCTATTTTCCATCCTTGTTGGAATGTGTTCTAATACAACAAATGTAATCGATCTAATACATTCACCACAATACATTCTTCCATTACATCCTAATTATAGCTGTAGAAAATCTACATGTGATATATCACTTATAGGACCATCATGGAGTACATCTATAAAAATGACAACCCTTATCAAATCTCCAAAG attttctttggACCATTTCACCCTATCCTAAGTGATAATGTCCTATTTCCCTATATCTACCAGATAGCACACAAGGATACATGTTTGCCCAAGGCCATGGTCTCTTTGATGCTTTATTATACATGGACCTGGGTAGGGCTGGTTGTCTCAGATGATGACCAGGGAATTCAGTTTCTCTCAGACATAAGAGAAGAGATGCAAAAAAATGAAATCTGCTTAGCTTTTGTGAATGTGACCACAGATAACATGCAATTATACACAGCAAGGGCTGGAATCTATGATAAACAAATCATGGCATCATCAGCAAAGGTTGTTATTATTTATGGTGAAATGAACTCTACCCTAGAAGTGAGCTTCAGAAGGTGGGGCTATTTAGGTGTACAGAGAATCTGGGTCACCACCTCACAATGGGATGTCAACACAAGTAAGAGAGATTTCAGCCTTGACCTCTTCCAAGGGACTGTCACTTTTGCACACCACCATGGAAAGGTTTTCAAATTTAGGAATTTTATGAAAATAGTGGACATTTCCAAATATCCAGTAGACATTTCTCAGATGAGAACAAAGTGGAATTATTATAACTGTTCAGTCTCTGAGACCAACTTTAGCTCAATGAATTATTATTCATTCAACACTACATTAGAGTGGTTATCACAACACAAATTTGACATGGTCATGAGTGCAGAAGGTTACAATTTATACAATGCTGTGTATGCTGTTGCCCACACCTACCATGAAATTATTTATCAAGGAATAGAGTCTCTGCGTACAGCCAAACTCAGAGGATTATTCCGTAGCTGTCATCAG GTGGCTTCTTTGCTGAAGAAGAGTGTATTTACTAACCCTTTTGGAGAGCTGGTGGACATGAATCTGAGAGGAAAACTGTGTGCAGACTATGACATATACAACATTTGGAATTTCCCACAAGGTTTTGGATTGAAGGTGAAATTAGGAGGTTATTCCTCCTATTTCCCACAGAGCCAACAACTGCACATTTCTGAAAACTTGGAGAGGACCATGGGAGCAGCACTG ctTCCAACTTCTACATGCAGTGTGGCATGCACTCCTGGATTCAGGAAATTTCATCAGGAACACACAGCAGACTGCTGCTTTgactgtgcctggtgcccagagaatGAGGTTTCCAATGAGA ctgcaGATGTGGATCAGTGTGTTCGCTGTCCAGAGGATCAGTATTCCAACCCAGAGCACACACGCTGCCTGCAAAGACATGTCTCCTTTCTAGCTTATGAAGACCCATTGGGGATGACTCTGGCCTGCATGTCCCTGTGCTTCTCTGCTCTCACGGCTCTTGTTCTTGGTGCTTTTGTGAAGTATAATAACACTCCCATAGTGAAGGCCAACAACCGCATTCTCAGCTACATCCTACTGATCTCCATCACAATCTGTTTCCTCTGTTCATTGCTCTTCATTGGGCATCCCCACATAGTGACCTGCATCCTTCAGCAGACCACATTTGGAGTATTTTTCACAGTGGCTGTGTCTACAGTCTTGGCCAAGACTATTACAGTTGTCTTGGCCTTCAAGCTCATGACTCCAGGAAAAAGAATGAGAGGGATACTGGTATCAGGGGCACCTAAATTTGTCATTCCCATCTGTACCTTGATCCAACTCATTCTCTGTGGAATCTGGCTGGTCACAGCCCCTCCCTTTAttgacacagatacacactctgAGCATGGACAGATTATCATTGTGTGCAGCAAAGGCTCAGCTATTGCATTCCATTTTGTCTTGGGATACTTGGGCTCCTTGGCTCTGGGGAGCTTCACTGTGGCTTTCTTGGCCCGGAATCTTCCTGACAGATTTAATGAAGCTAAATTCCTGACCttcagcatgctggtgttctgcagtgtctgggtcaccttcctccctgtctaccacagcaccaaggggaaggtcatggtggctgtggaggtcCTCTCCATCTTGGCCTCCAGTGCAGGGTTGTTAGGGTGCATCTTTGTCCCAAAATGTTATGTTATTTTCATGAGACCAGATTTAAATTCTCTTCAAAAGTTCAGAGATAAATCACTTTACTGA